DNA from Phocoena phocoena chromosome 1, mPhoPho1.1, whole genome shotgun sequence:
TCCCTGCTGCCATGTCCCCACATCACCCAAGttgggcctgggggtgggagtggcagGGACAAGATCCCACAAgtgtcctctctccctccctggaaGCCCTGGCTCCAAGAAAAAGGCTCAGacatccctctttcccttcccaccACCACACAGTAGAAGGGCTGAATCTGCAGAGAAGCAAGGCAAACCAAACTAGAGGTAACAGAGGGAAGCCAAAGTGACATGTTCAGGAGAGAGCAGTGTAGAAGGACCAAGAGAGGCCCCCGGTCTGCTGACAAGAAACTCAGAGGCAGTGAGACGCCCCCGTCCCCATGAACCTTGGGCCACCCACTCAGACTGCCACCCTATCCACCAGGCCAACTAAGGGCACCAGATTGACTCCTTGCTCGGGGTGGGCAGCAGAGTCAAGGCTATAGAGGGGAGCCCAgcccaccatccccaacagcagATCTTGGCTGTGCTGGGCAGGCAAGTCCAGGGTAAAAATAGAGCCAGAGGAAGCCAGGCCGGGTCCTGTGACCACCCCTACCTGCCTGCTCCACCCTCCTCAGTgtgcaggcagccaggagcaacTGCAAAGTGCACTGCAGGCCTCTAGAGCCAGCCCAGCTCCAGCTGTTCTACCTCCATGCCCAAAGCCCTGATTCCCTCTGGCTGGGGTGTGGACTGAAGGGCACAGAGAATGAGGCTAGACTTAGGTCTGATCAGTTGTGGTGGGGCTTCGATCTCATGGCTCTTTGAGCTGTGGGCCCCTACCCCAACCCCAGCTACCCCAGGCACGGTCCCCAGCTCACTTCCATGGTGGGACGTGGGTAGGTGAGCTACAAGATGGGCTCTGAGCTGGAGACGGCAATGGAGACTCTCATCAATGTGTTCCACGCCCACTCGGGCAAGGAGGGGGACAAGTACAAGCTGAGCAAGAAGGAGCTGAAAGAGCTGCTGCAGACGGAGCTCTCCGGCTTCCTGGACGTGAGCACAGGGTGGGGGTACAGGGTGGagtgggtgaggggtgggggaacAGAGTGGGCACCTCCCTGCCacatccccatcccaccccagctCAGCCCAaccatctccttcctctcccaggcTCCCCTACTCTTCTGGGTTCAAGTCAAAATGCCCTGATTTACTGATCACCTGCTAAGGGCTAGGCCTTGTGTAGATGcatcaataacaaaacacacagTCTAGCAGGGAAGGACTGACACTTGAAAGTAAACCTTGAACACCAGGAAGCACCCGGGGCCTTAACAGAGGTGCCAGAAAGAATTATGGGAGAATATTAACCTGACTGAAATGGACGGCTTCTCCAAAGAGGTGGCACTCAGGCCCCTGGAAGATCATTAGGGTAAATGTAGACATTTTAGGAGGAGGTATAGTATCTGAACAAGAGCATGTGAGAAAGCAGATGGAGCGTGCTTGGTAGTTTTGACTGGACTGAAGGATGCAAAAGAGAAGCCAGTAGAAAGTGTACCAGCTTTGAGGTTTTatgagacctgggttcaaattctggcactgccacttaatagctgtgtgactttgggcatgtTCCTTAACCGTCGACTGTCAATTTGTTTCTTCTCTAGAATGGGACTAATGAAAGCTACTTCTTACTATTTGTgctagaattaaatgagacagtgcTTGTAAAGCTCCTAGTGTAGTGCTTCTCACATTGTAGGCACTCAACATATggtaattgtttttattatt
Protein-coding regions in this window:
- the S100A1 gene encoding protein S100-A1, giving the protein MGSELETAMETLINVFHAHSGKEGDKYKLSKKELKELLQTELSGFLDAQKDADAVDKVMKELDENGDGEVDFQEYVVLVAALTVACNNFFWENS